The sequence below is a genomic window from Colletotrichum destructivum chromosome 4, complete sequence.
CTGCAGAGTCCGCTTCAGGCGACGGTCCTCATTCGACGCGTAGCCGTTGAGGTAGCTCTGGAACGTGCGATCAATGCTACGGAAGGGATTGGCGTTATCATTCACGTACTTCGCAGCCTCACTGACGTGACCAGACCGCAGAAGGTAGAAGACAATAGCCCAAACATATTCGCCACCAACCTGCTGAAGCTCCGTGTTGTCAGGAACCAGATCTTTCCTTGCGGACCGCAACCGGATGTAGGCTCTGATCTTGCTGACAATATCGGGACGACCACCGAGATTGGCTTCGTGGGGATGTTTTGATATGAGTCCCTCAACCTCCTGTAGGAACTGCTTCTCCAGGTATCTGTTGGCGCCATCCAGTAATCTCTTCCGCATCGATATCGAGTTGGAAGAGTTGGAGGATTCGTCAAGATACATCTTGGCGAACTGCCGCTCCTTGGCCGTGGCACCATTGATGGTAGTCTCGGCTTCGGGATCTTCCCCAACAATCTCTCGCACCGCATGGTACGCCTCGACAATGTGTGGCGCATATGGATCCAGAGAGCGGTGCTCGACGTCTGCGAGCTCTGAAAGAATCGGGTACGGGTGGGCGGTGAGGCGAGCTTGGTTGAGATTGCGAACCTTCTCGGAAAGTTTGCTCTGCTTCTCGCGTAGGGACCTGTCGTCGGAATTGATGTGGCCGGTCAACGAACCACCATTGTCGGCTGAACGATCGACATCAGAGAATTCGGGTTGGTGGGAACCTATCTTGCTCGCATTGCCGATGACAGAGCGGTGCATGTTAGACTTGCCCAACACACTGGCTCTGCCAGAGCGGGCTCCAGCCGCCTGGCTCTTGCTTCGTCTCGAACGGCCAAAGCCACCGGAAGCCTccctcgtcgatgccgcaGGTCCGAAAGAAGAAGTCTCTTCCCGGGCCTTGATTCCGAAGTGCTCGTAAATCCGCTTGCGCTGGGCCTCCCATTCCATCGTCACGTTGTCCTCTAAAAAGTTGTCAAAGTCGCGAACAGACCTCTCGAGACCGTCGGCGATCATGCTCATAGTTGTCTTCGTCTGCAGATTCGCAAGGTACGTCTCAACGTCGACTTCAGCGGGGGAGTATCCAGACGGTCTCTCGACACGGCCAGTCTGCAAGTCAAGGGACCCAAGGTCCTTGGCAGCCATTCCAGGGTCGACACCCGACGCAGCGAGAAGGTAGTGTGCCCTTCCATCTGACGGACGCTCTTGTGCCTTTGTTCCTAGCTTCTTCAAGCGCTGGCGCAGGTCGCCCAGGCCCAATTGCAGGCTGGGGAGGTCTTCCATGCCACTCTCGCCGTCTCCCTGCTTCTTGCTCTTCGCAAAAAGACTGTCAAAGTATGCGCCCGACGGCTGGCCTTGCTGGGCCTGTGACTGGTTGTTGACATTCTGGGTTTGCTGCTGcggagggaagagagagctGCCGAGGGTATTGGTATTGGTTTGGCCGAAGGTCGTGCCGGTCGtctggttctggttctggttctgCTGATTGCCGCCGAAGAGAGATGGCTTCTGCGCCGTCGATGCTCCCAGTCCACCCAAGCCTCCCAATGTGAGTCCTCCGGACTGCTGCGGCTGGCCCTGCTGTTGCGGCTGGCCAAACAGCGAAGATCCTGATGCCGGTTGTGCCGTTGTAGCAGCGCCTCCGCCGAACAATCCGCCGCCTGTCTGAGGCTTGTTTTGACCCAGATTTCCGAAAAGACCGCCCGAAGcaggcgtcgagctcgttTGTTGGTTGTTCGTGTTGTTTTGCTGTCCAAACAAACCTCCTCCCGTGTTGCCCTGCTGCTGGGTTCCGCTGGTCGAGGTGCCCAAGCTACCCAGAGGATTGCTTCCGAAGAGCGACATATTGTGATGGAATCGTGGTCGCGTTCAATCGGAGACGAGATTGAACACTGCACCGAAGGGGGTTTCGAGATTTGATGCAGATGGGTGACGCGATCGAAGCTGTCCAGGCGCGCTTGGGGGAATGAAATTTTGAGGTTTGGGAGAGCTCCCAGCGAGAGCTCCACTGATTGGCGGGGAGCGACCAGGCAACCGGGGCCAGGGAGTGTCTTAGGTACATCGCATGGCGGCTAAATGTGGCTGGAAGGAGGGTACAAGATACTTGACCTCTTTCGAAGTGCCAAGCTCACCGACAACAGCCTCGGTGAGCTTCACTTCTTGTACATACAACAGCGGATTGAAGAAATGGCACCGACAAGTTCAATGTCGATTCAACCCCTCCTAATGCTTTCATCATCTGTCTCAAGCTTGAATCTCATATTTTTCTCAACCCAATGCTTTGTATTAAGAATTGCATTTATTATGGACTGTGACACCTCCAATGCTGTTCCTTTTGCTTCCAACGCAGTCATAATTTGCGTTCAACACCACAATGAAGTGAACAAAAAGCAGCGCAGCAACAAACGAAACTAGAACCTTTGACTTTGTTTGAAGCATTCAGAGGCATTAGTTGATCCATCATCAACTTGTAATTCCTAACATACCCTAGAGCCACACCATCAATCCATCCCTGGTACCTCTCTTTATTCGACCATGATTCCTGAGGTACTCGGAGCAGAACAACCAATCGTCAGAACCTAGTGGCGTCAGCACCATTCATCACAAAATTGTGCTGTGTCCTGCCTTAAACAGCCTTACCATGCTTGGCCTGAGGCTGTGGTCATATAAGCCACAAATCCCACCGATATATTAGTTTGAAAGACGCAGAACTACGAGATTGCCGTCTTGATATTGGAAAAAGTAAGGGTTAGGTTACATTGCAGATTCAACAAGACTATGGGCACCAGCTATGCGTCCTATTATTTCACCTGTCATTTACCCTGGGTAATCCAAACACGTGGCTGGGAGCGAACTGCCTTGGTGAATGAGACCAAGTTGAGCGGTCACCGCCAGAACCCGGCGCACTCTCCGACTTAGGTTCAGTCAGAGGCCTGCAGGCTCTTCAGCGACACAAGACGTCTGCTCGATGATGACTACAATGAGTTGCCTTTCTCCATTTGTCATCCGGAAAGCATTACATAGCAGATAGCTCAGCACAAACATTGTCCTGTGGATTTGGGTTGTTTCCCCTGGTCTCTCAGCCATGGGATATATGCGGTGAAATACATTCAATGCATTCGTACCTCTTCCCTTCATCACATTTCCGGAGTGTTCCGACTGCCTACCTATGGTGGACAAGACTAAGACGGTAGCCACTAAATCCTTTCGGTCGATAATGGCCAGCAAGTTTGCGTAACGTTCTGGTCCCCTCGTAGCTCCAGACGCCTTCTCAGAAATCCCCACGTTGGACATTATGCACTACCCAAAATCTGAGGAAAGACCTTCATCCTCAAGTCTATATATGAGTTTGTCGGTTGTCTTGTGTTTTCGTTACTGAGCGAAGTAAACCCAAGTCAATCATCGCCATGACCACCCTGGATGACCAAGCCCTACCACGAGAAACAACGCCGAGAACGACCCGAAAAACCATACAAAGGCCATTACAGAAAGTGGCCATGATCACACCCCAGATTCTTACACAAATAAGACGACCGACCAGTTACCCAACATACGATCCAACCGCCCCAGTATCATACCACCCTAGTCACATGCCCCAACTATTACAAACTATACAGCCCCCAAAAGAAACAATGCATTGGGCCCTTCGTTGCCAGCGAGGCCGTCTTCTGCTAGTACACCTTAGAAGAACCCCTATTTCCGTCATTCTCCAAAGAAGGTAAGCCGCATGTTAGGATGTCAGTCGTTAGTCAAGCCATCCAAATGTCTGGAAAATCCGTTCAGTCATAATTAAAGTCACTTGGTCACAGGGGGTCTGTGTGTACAGCACGCAATAGGTTCAAAGTAAAAAAAAACACTTCTGTTGCTTGTTTTTGTATCAAGTAGAAAGAAGCCAATGGCTTGTGTGTTGTGTCTGAACAAAAGCCTTGCAAAGTTGAGCAACAAGGGAAGCCATCTAGCTATTCCCTTTCCTTCATTAAGCGTCATGGGGTATCCTTTTGACCTCTTTCTGGTAGATGGCCGTCTTCGATTCCCAAACGCCTTGCAAATGCTTCGATATCCCCCCCACTGCtgaggatgaagaagccCCTGTCTcgggggaaaaaagaagaaaaaagtcATCTGTGCAAGACCTTTTCTGTCCTACCCCTCCAAAATAGCAAAATCGTAGTCGTGGCTGAGTTGTCTCAACGCCTAAAACTCCCCTTCCTGAATTCCATTCGTGTGTTGGTGTTGTACAAGTCGTCATATGTTACAGTCAAAGCCTTCTTTGGCTCTGATCTCAAGCGGCACGATCAACAGTGCGCTGGGGTCGGTAGTTAGGGACCTCAAAGAAAGTTCCCTTATCCGCGTGGTAGCGATAAGCGTGGAAGTCGTAACCATAAGGCTTAGGCTCAATGGAGTAGAGCATGCCCAGGGGGACATCCAAGTCGGCAATCTCATTGCGGGTGAGATCCATGAAGTATGCCATGAGAACACGGCAGACAGAACGGTGTCCAATGATGAGAACATGGTCCTCAATGCGCTCAATTTCCCTCACCATGTCTCGCAGACGAGCGATGACCTGGAGATAACCTTCTCCACCAACCCCCGGGTAAGTGTAGTGAAGCTTGTCATCAGCGCGTTTTCTATACTCGCCAGGGAATCTTCTGGCAATCTCCTCATACGTCAAGCCTTCAAAGAGACCAGCGTTCAGCTCGTTGAGCATTGCCCAGTTCTTCACATCGTAATCTTCGTCGTTGTCAAACTCCATGGCGGTTTGGACGCTGCGCTTCAGCATTGATGTCCAAACGCAGAAGTTCTTCTCCTCCAGTTCGCGGTTAAGCTCAGGGTAGGGAGGCGTGTGGTCGCCGGCCTTAGGCGGGAAGGACGACTGCGCTATCTTATCCTTCTGCTCAATGAGCCACTCCTTGCGTTTCTGGGTGACGAAGGTATGAAGAGCCTTTCCGTATTGCTCTCCATCAGGTGTCAGCTCCGAGTCTCCGCCAAGCTTTCCGAGACGGTTGTCGACACTCTGACCGTGCCGGGTAAGCCATATCTGCCGTGGCGCAAGGTTAAATGTCGTCAAGTAGGAGCTAATGCCTCCGCTGAGGAAGCCTCGCAGTCTGTGCTGGATGAGCTTTCGGCCGACATCAATCATCTGCGAACACGTGTTAGTAGGAGGGACAAGTGCATCGTCCGGTGGACATACCTGGATGTACTGCATATCATGCGCCTCCTCATACTCTCCGATGGGCACATAGGCGCTTTCGTACGCGGCGACGCGTCTCTTGAAATCCGCAAGGGACTGATGGGGGTCCTTATCCTTGTAGTCGGGACCCGAAAGCTTCAGGCGCAtgttggcctcgaggagctgcgcaaACATTAGACGGATTCAGACAACAAGAAGAGTGAGGCCACTAACGTTCTGATCGTGGCAGATGCTCTCGATGAAAAGAATTCCAAGCTTGGGCTCCCTCTCCTTGATCCGGTCAACCAGAAGCTGACGGCGATGAATGGTACTGTTCGTCGCATCGAGAATTCCAACGGAGCCGCCCTGGTGCAGAAGGTAATCCAAAAGCTCATCCAACGTGTCCAGGGCCACCTGCTCGCGGAGCTTGGCCGCGGTCTCGTTGGTCGGGTCGAAGAACTTGGCTGACTGGTCCATTGCGTCGATCGACTCGTTGTTCAAGTTCAGCTCGGCGGGCTCCGTGTTGCCCTGCGGCACATGCCCATTAAGCAAGATTGAGGCAGCCTGGGCCGGGGGATCGAGCTGGATTACGGTCGGCGAGTGCGCCGACTTCATGGGCGAGCtcaagccggcggcgacccgTCTGCGGTTGCCAACGTTGAAGATGCACGAGTTGTACTGCTGCCAAGACAGGTATCGCTGGACCTTCTTGGTGATGTACGATTTTCCTCGGGCGGGAAGGCCAaccatgatgatgacgagcttCGCAGCCACATCGCGATCGCTAATCTTTCCGTCGGGCGAGACTCTTGACACGGTCATGCCGGGAACATTGAGTGTGGCGGGGTGCGGGCGAAGGCGCGGAGTGGTGCCTCCCGAATTCTGTCTGACAGGCGGGCTATTTTGGGTATTCGGTTAGCCAAGCTCTGCATTATGAGACTTTACAAGGCCAAGCCAGGAAGCAAGCAGGACTCGGTCGACGTGGCACCAGTCGCGGTATAGACCTACATTCTGGGAGAATTCGGGGCGGTCGAGACGACGCTGCGCATGGCCGGGGGGGTGTCGGAGGAGGCGATCAAGGATCGGTCGCGAAGGGCGATGGGACCGTTCAGGTCGTTCATAGAGCGGACGGCATGCGCCATCGCaggaggcgggaggagggcaTCGTGGGGATGCGACACGGGCGCAGGCGGGGGTTCGCCGCCGGAAATCGAAGGCGCGGATGGTTTGTTTGATTGGAGAAGGGGCGATGACGAAGGGGCGCGGGAATCCTTGTTGGAACTCATGGCCAGCTTCGCCAGAGCAGATTGTTTGGCCTGTATAAGGCCAAGGTCTGTTCGGTGGGAAATACTGCGTCAATACTCGATGTTGCTTTCAAGAGAGGAAATCGTCGGGTGAAGGCGAGTGAGTACAAGAATAGCGGCGGAGGTGAGTGTACTGTGGATGATGTTGTCGAGGATTGGAAGGTGGAAGATAACAAAGGCAAAAGAGAGGTTTGTACGGACCTGGTTGCTCAGGAAAGACTGCGGAAGGCATGGGCGTGAATATCTGAGAAAGTAGAGAAGGAGCGGTCCCGTCGGTCGGTTGGCAGCTCCAGCTATCTAAAGGGAAGGAGTCACAGCCTCACAGGGTGTTCAGACCGAGTTTGGTTGGCTGGGTCTGCCGTTTAGAGCAGGGAGTACTGCGATTGCCGCTTTATTCTGCTGGATACAGCAGGAGCGGTCTTGGGGTcttggaggggggagggggggagcgCGAAatctctcttcttctcagTTCGCTTCGAGGACTTGCGCCCAATCGCTGTGCGAGGACGGGGAAGCTGATTGAGCTGTCCTAGAAGTGGGTGATGAAATGTGGCGTGGAGGATAACTAGCTTGCGCCTTAGCGTACAAGGGTCTGCCGGGTTCGCAGCAGCTATGGCCTGGCCGCTTGGGTGGaatgagaaagaaaaaaaagtgtTGGGAGGCGGCTGGGCAAGGGACACGGCGGCGTGTAAGTGAAAGGGTCTCGTTCGGTCAGTCGAGGACTTGAGGCCAAGAATCTCTCTATCCTGCTCGCCTATACCTAGACCGAAGGTACAGAAAAGGGTCTATGTCAAGTGAAGCAGGCGGGTATTGGTGATGGGAAGTTGCAAGCACACACAAACAAAACTAAACCGTTTGATgggaggtggtggttgtggcgGGCAAAAGGCAATgggagaagaaagaggaagatTATGATGTCTACGGGGTGGACGGGTCTGTCAGGTTAAAGAGGATGgaaagaagaggggagggCCAGAGCGATGGAGCCCCGAGATGGAGGAAAGGACCGATAAATATCTATGGGATGGATGGTACGGATAATGAGAAGGCAGGTATGGGACGgcatgggatgggatgggatgggatgggatgggggtGAGCgaggtgagggtgagggtgagggtgaaGCACTGTACAGGTAGACAGCCCAGGCCACTGAGGCCGGCTTAGGGGTGGGAGTCGAGGACGCGAATAAGCCTGTCTGAGACTCGTCGTCTGCCTTGAGTCTTGCCCTTCGTCCCGCACAGCGCCATCCTGCCCTGTTTCTGCTTTACTCATGTCCGCTTCGTTTGGCCTAACTttgccctgccctgccctcCCTACTTTAgttttatttatttattttgAACTAGCTGTGAGGAAAGagaggggtgtgtgtgtgaatATGGAGACGGGAGTGGTAGAAATGGACGCAGATGGGGGAGCTGTATTCAACAGGACAGGTCgtactacctacctaaggttAGAAAGGGTAAGGAAGAGGTTCCTTGGCAAGGTACTTGGGTGTAGGGGACCAGCACTAACTAAAATTGAGAGAAAAAGAGCGATAGCtcgcgcgcgtgtgtgtgcgtgtgtagTGATGGAAAGCGTCTGACTGtcctaggtaggtagggaaAGGCCcagcgggcgaggagggaaaCAGCGTGGAAGGGGCGGCATTGAGTGGGTGCTTCCCAGGTTCTCCAATGACTCCAACACGAcgccaacaccaacgccaacaCCACCTCGAAATTCGGGGCTTGCCAAAATGCTGCGCTACTTACATCGCTGCTTCGAGAGAGGTTCCCTCAGGTGGGGTGACCTCCAATTGGGTCGGTGCTGCAGGCTCGGTGACCGGTCGCCGATGTGCCCCTCCCTTCTGCCTAAGTCGGATGTCAAGTTGCATGCAGGGTTACCCTCCTCTGGCGTCCGC
It includes:
- a CDS encoding Putative phosphoglycerate/bisphosphoglycerate mutase, active, 6-phosphofructo-2-kinase, with protein sequence MSSNKDSRAPSSSPLLQSNKPSAPSISGGEPPPAPVSHPHDALLPPPAMAHAVRSMNDLNGPIALRDRSLIASSDTPPAMRSVVSTAPNSPRIPPVRQNSGGTTPRLRPHPATLNVPGMTVSRVSPDGKISDRDVAAKLVIIMVGLPARGKSYITKKVQRYLSWQQYNSCIFNVGNRRRVAAGLSSPMKSAHSPTVIQLDPPAQAASILLNGHVPQGNTEPAELNLNNESIDAMDQSAKFFDPTNETAAKLREQVALDTLDELLDYLLHQGGSVGILDATNSTIHRRQLLVDRIKEREPKLGILFIESICHDQNLLEANMRLKLSGPDYKDKDPHQSLADFKRRVAAYESAYVPIGEYEEAHDMQYIQMIDVGRKLIQHRLRGFLSGGISSYLTTFNLAPRQIWLTRHGQSVDNRLGKLGGDSELTPDGEQYGKALHTFVTQKRKEWLIEQKDKIAQSSFPPKAGDHTPPYPELNRELEEKNFCVWTSMLKRSVQTAMEFDNDEDYDVKNWAMLNELNAGLFEGLTYEEIARRFPGEYRKRADDKLHYTYPGVGGEGYLQVIARLRDMVREIERIEDHVLIIGHRSVCRVLMAYFMDLTRNEIADLDVPLGMLYSIEPKPYGYDFHAYRYHADKGTFFEVPNYRPQRTVDRAA
- a CDS encoding Putative nucleoporin interacting component Nup93/Nic96, whose amino-acid sequence is MSLFGSNPLGSLGTSTSGTQQQGNTGGGLFGQQNNTNNQQTSSTPASGGLFGNLGQNKPQTGGGLFGGGAATTAQPASGSSLFGQPQQQGQPQQSGGLTLGGLGGLGASTAQKPSLFGGNQQNQNQNQTTGTTFGQTNTNTLGSSLFPPQQQTQNVNNQSQAQQGQPSGAYFDSLFAKSKKQGDGESGMEDLPSLQLGLGDLRQRLKKLGTKAQERPSDGRAHYLLAASGVDPGMAAKDLGSLDLQTGRVERPSGYSPAEVDVETYLANLQTKTTMSMIADGLERSVRDFDNFLEDNVTMEWEAQRKRIYEHFGIKAREETSSFGPAASTREASGGFGRSRRSKSQAAGARSGRASVLGKSNMHRSVIGNASKIGSHQPEFSDVDRSADNGGSLTGHINSDDRSLREKQSKLSEKVRNLNQARLTAHPYPILSELADVEHRSLDPYAPHIVEAYHAVREIVGEDPEAETTINGATAKERQFAKMYLDESSNSSNSISMRKRLLDGANRYLEKQFLQEVEGLISKHPHEANLGGRPDIVSKIRAYIRLRSARKDLVPDNTELQQVGGEYVWAIVFYLLRSGHVSEAAKYVNDNANPFRSIDRTFQSYLNGYASNEDRRLKRTLQDRCNAEYSQRVRNAPDNSIDPFRMACYKIIGRCDLNNRSLDGLNTDINDWIWLQFNLAREGDRSVEVASEAYGLSELQSSIKEIGAKHFPKTSAEDNSGSFGMFFYLQVLSGMFEEAIAYLYPFSYVDAVHFAIALEYYGLLRPSDPFSASNDLRSLNVKDLVQINFGRMIGYYTRDFRAADVVSAVDYLTLICFNMDLSGEAGRRHANLCWEALRELVLETREFSKLIGDIRPDGQRIRGIIEERGSLIGLTEENDFINTVTVQAASFADENGRTTDSVLLYHLAGEYDTVVSIVSRALSEAISLEIGEDPMRLMPVKPRAAGQEAESSLSLASIDDPVELARTMMSMYERDAMFHRKIQEQNRVACRVLLEMSTIKSLVEAGQWAQCLDKIRGLEILPLDASGDPSIIRAYAAKFSGLSQPVSINVPNLLMWTIICCTRQRDQLTGGQFSGNEGTRRMMVEQMKQMTLDLTTYTSQLRYRFPPHLHEALARASAE